A DNA window from Streptomyces sp. B21-083 contains the following coding sequences:
- a CDS encoding ROK family protein, whose translation MHTDLVAALDIGGTKIAGALVDGHGRIQLRAQRPTPAREDGETVMRAVEEVLAELTGSPSWVGVTAVGIGSAGPVDASAGTVSPVNVPGWRGYPLVARVRAVTGGLPVELIGDGVAITAAEHWQGAARGHDNALCMVVSTGVGGGLVLNGRLHPGPTGNAGHIGHISVELDGEPCACGSRGCVERVASGPNIARRARANGWQPGPDGDISAAAVAEAARAGDPIALASFERAAQALAAGIAATATLVEIDVAVIGGGVGKAGDVLFAPLRAALKTYATLSFVQRLEIVPAQMGTDAGLVGAAAAALTRRADDTAEARV comes from the coding sequence ATGCACACCGACCTCGTGGCCGCGCTCGACATCGGCGGCACCAAGATCGCCGGAGCGCTGGTGGACGGCCACGGCCGGATCCAGCTGCGCGCCCAGCGCCCGACGCCCGCCCGGGAGGACGGGGAGACGGTCATGCGGGCCGTCGAGGAGGTGCTCGCCGAGCTGACCGGCTCGCCGTCGTGGGTAGGTGTGACCGCCGTCGGTATCGGCAGCGCGGGGCCGGTGGACGCCTCGGCGGGCACGGTGAGCCCGGTCAACGTGCCCGGCTGGCGCGGCTATCCGCTGGTCGCACGTGTCCGGGCCGTGACCGGAGGCCTGCCCGTCGAACTGATCGGCGACGGCGTGGCGATCACGGCGGCCGAGCACTGGCAGGGCGCCGCGCGCGGCCACGACAACGCGCTGTGCATGGTCGTCTCGACCGGTGTCGGCGGTGGCCTGGTCCTCAACGGCCGGCTGCACCCCGGACCCACCGGCAACGCCGGCCACATCGGGCACATCAGCGTCGAACTCGACGGTGAACCCTGTGCCTGCGGTTCCCGTGGCTGTGTGGAGCGCGTCGCCAGCGGTCCCAACATCGCTCGCCGCGCCCGGGCGAACGGCTGGCAGCCGGGCCCCGACGGCGACATCTCGGCCGCCGCGGTCGCCGAGGCGGCACGGGCCGGCGACCCGATCGCCCTTGCCTCCTTCGAGCGTGCCGCCCAGGCGCTCGCGGCCGGCATCGCCGCCACGGCGACTCTCGTGGAGATCGACGTCGCCGTGATCGGCGGTGGCGTGGGGAAGGCCGGCGACGTCCTGTTCGCGCCCTTGCGCGCGGCCCTGAAGACCTATGCCACGCTGTCGTTCGTCCAGCGTCTGGAGATCGTCCCGGCGCAGATGGGCACGGACGCCGGCCTGGTCGGCGCGGCGGCGGCGGCGCTGACTCGCAGGGCGGACGACACGGCTGAGGCGCGCGTCTGA
- a CDS encoding LacI family DNA-binding transcriptional regulator, producing the protein MDDRTGQRIVADTARRPENRYGNRPTMKDVAARAGVGLKTVSRVVNAEPGVTPETERRVQEAIDALGFRRNDSARVLRKGSTASIGLVLEDLADPFYGPLSRAVEELARAHGALLINGSSAEDPDREQELVLALCARRVDGLVIIPAGDDHRYLEPELKAGVATVFVDRPAGKIDADVVLSDSFGGARDGVAHLIAHGHRRIGFIGDMPRIHTSAERLRGYRAAMEDAGIPVEDAWMSLGVTDPERVRRAAEEMLSAPSPVTAVFAGNNRVTVTVVRVLTEQRRPVALVGFDDFELADLLQPGVTVVAQDAAQLGRTAAERLFRQLDGTLLSPERIELPTRLVTRGSGELPPAD; encoded by the coding sequence GTGGACGACAGGACAGGACAGCGCATCGTGGCCGACACCGCCCGCCGCCCGGAGAACCGCTACGGCAACCGACCGACCATGAAGGACGTGGCCGCCCGTGCCGGGGTCGGGCTGAAGACGGTCTCGCGTGTCGTCAACGCCGAACCGGGTGTCACCCCGGAGACCGAGCGCCGCGTACAGGAGGCCATCGACGCCCTGGGGTTCCGCCGCAACGACAGCGCGCGAGTGCTCCGCAAAGGCAGTACGGCGAGCATCGGCCTCGTCCTGGAGGACCTCGCCGACCCCTTCTACGGCCCCCTGAGCCGGGCCGTCGAGGAGCTCGCCCGAGCGCACGGCGCCCTGCTGATCAACGGGTCGAGCGCCGAGGACCCGGACCGGGAGCAGGAGTTGGTACTGGCTCTGTGCGCACGGCGCGTGGACGGGCTGGTGATCATTCCGGCCGGTGACGACCACCGTTATCTGGAGCCGGAGCTGAAGGCGGGCGTCGCCACGGTGTTCGTGGACCGGCCGGCCGGGAAGATCGACGCCGACGTCGTCCTGTCGGACAGTTTCGGTGGCGCCCGTGACGGCGTGGCCCACCTGATCGCGCACGGTCACCGCAGGATCGGCTTCATCGGCGACATGCCCCGCATCCACACCTCCGCCGAGCGGCTTCGCGGCTACCGCGCCGCGATGGAGGACGCGGGGATACCGGTCGAGGACGCGTGGATGTCGCTCGGCGTCACCGACCCGGAGCGGGTGCGCCGCGCGGCCGAGGAGATGCTCTCCGCGCCGTCCCCGGTGACGGCGGTCTTCGCGGGCAACAACCGGGTGACGGTCACCGTCGTCCGGGTTCTCACCGAGCAGCGCCGCCCCGTCGCTCTCGTGGGTTTCGACGACTTCGAACTCGCCGACCTGCTCCAGCCGGGCGTGACCGTGGTCGCCCAGGACGCGGCTCAGCTGGGCCGTACTGCCGCCGAACGCCTCTTCCGTCAGCTGGACGGCACGCTGCTCTCCCCGGAGCGCATCGAACTCCCGACCCGCCTCGTCACCCGGGGATCGGGGGAACTGCCCCCGGCGGACTGA
- a CDS encoding DUF6986 family protein encodes MVQGRQENVTTSLAGAVSEGISASLAPVDAELERRYPGDPGTRQPVHTVYVPGDAFAADTIRSWGDQALAALDEHAPDAASFAAVLGLSDDLAESVHDRVRAKLEREPIEDLRVDFEDGYGPRPDAEEDETAARAARLIAEAYAKGTAAPYMGIRMKCMEAPVRDRGIRTLDIFLTGLMESGGLPEGLVLTLPKVTYAEQVSAMVRLLEEFEKARGLTPGRIGFEIQIETSQSILATDGTATVARMIQAAEGRATGLHYGTFDYSACLGVSAAHQASDHPAADHAKAIMQVAAAGTGVRVSDGSTNVLPVGPTEQVHAAWRLHYGLTRRALARAYYQGWDMHPRHIPTRYAAVFAFYREGYEQAAARLSRYANRAGGDVMDEPATAKALSGYLLRGLDCGALDGTEVTRATDGLTRADLDGFARPRRADLTASPR; translated from the coding sequence ATGGTGCAGGGTCGGCAGGAAAACGTGACGACGAGCCTCGCGGGTGCCGTCAGCGAGGGGATCAGCGCCTCCCTCGCCCCGGTCGACGCGGAGCTGGAGCGCCGCTATCCCGGAGACCCCGGCACCCGCCAGCCCGTCCACACCGTGTACGTCCCCGGGGACGCGTTCGCCGCCGACACCATCCGTTCCTGGGGCGACCAGGCCCTCGCCGCCCTCGACGAACACGCCCCGGACGCCGCCTCCTTCGCCGCCGTCCTCGGTCTGTCCGACGACCTCGCCGAATCCGTCCACGACCGTGTCCGCGCCAAGCTGGAGCGCGAGCCGATCGAAGACCTGCGCGTCGACTTCGAGGACGGCTACGGCCCCCGCCCGGATGCCGAGGAGGACGAGACGGCGGCCCGCGCGGCCCGTCTGATCGCCGAGGCGTACGCGAAGGGCACGGCCGCCCCGTACATGGGCATCCGGATGAAGTGCATGGAGGCGCCGGTGCGCGACCGGGGCATCCGCACCCTCGACATCTTCCTGACCGGTCTGATGGAGTCCGGCGGTCTGCCCGAGGGGCTGGTCCTCACCCTGCCCAAGGTGACGTACGCCGAGCAGGTCAGCGCCATGGTCAGACTCCTGGAGGAGTTCGAGAAGGCGCGCGGTCTCACGCCCGGCCGGATCGGCTTCGAGATCCAGATCGAGACCAGCCAGTCCATCCTCGCCACCGACGGCACGGCCACGGTCGCCCGGATGATCCAGGCCGCCGAGGGTCGCGCCACCGGCCTGCACTACGGCACCTTCGACTACAGCGCCTGCCTCGGCGTCTCCGCCGCGCACCAGGCCAGCGACCACCCGGCCGCCGACCACGCCAAGGCGATCATGCAGGTCGCGGCGGCGGGCACCGGCGTACGTGTCTCGGACGGCTCCACCAACGTCCTGCCGGTCGGCCCGACCGAGCAGGTCCACGCGGCCTGGCGCCTGCACTACGGCCTCACCCGCCGCGCCCTGGCCCGCGCCTACTACCAGGGCTGGGACATGCATCCCCGGCACATCCCGACCCGGTACGCGGCCGTCTTCGCCTTCTACCGCGAGGGCTACGAACAGGCCGCCGCCCGACTCTCCCGCTACGCCAACCGCGCCGGCGGCGATGTCATGGACGAGCCCGCCACCGCCAAGGCCCTCAGCGGCTATCTGCTGCGCGGCCTGGACTGCGGCGCCCTCGACGGCACGGAGGTGACCCGGGCGACGGACGGCCTGACCCGGGCCGACCTGGACGGCTTCGCGCGCCCGAGACGAGCCGACCTCACCGCGTCGCCCAGGTAG
- a CDS encoding endonuclease/exonuclease/phosphatase family protein: MPREVGVTRRRGLKSVAAAAIAMPLLTTAGSSIPAVAGEHAGALNVMTFNVRFATVVDKTPRWSVRRPVMRELLRRERPHVIGTQEGLYQQVRMIEKDLGGHYDWIGTGRGGGSKDEFMAVFYDTRRLEPLEFDHFWLSDTPYTIASNTWNADWLRMVTWVKFADLADGGREFYVLNTHLDNVSQYARERSAGLIGETIAKWDPSTPVIVTGDFNSPAHENRVYDLMLGNGLVDTWDAAISRSPEYGTFNAYRAPKPGGRRIDWILTSPGVTTHRAAINTFSMDGMYASDHLPVQASLTLG, from the coding sequence GTGCCGAGAGAGGTCGGAGTGACGCGTCGCCGTGGACTCAAGTCCGTGGCGGCCGCCGCCATCGCCATGCCACTGCTGACCACGGCGGGCTCATCGATACCCGCGGTCGCCGGCGAGCACGCGGGCGCCCTGAACGTCATGACGTTCAACGTGCGCTTCGCGACCGTGGTCGACAAGACACCGCGCTGGTCCGTGCGCCGCCCGGTGATGCGGGAGCTGTTGCGTCGCGAGCGCCCGCATGTCATCGGCACCCAGGAGGGGCTCTACCAGCAGGTGCGCATGATCGAGAAGGATCTCGGCGGGCACTACGACTGGATCGGCACCGGCCGGGGCGGTGGCAGCAAGGACGAGTTCATGGCGGTTTTCTACGACACCCGAAGACTCGAACCGCTGGAGTTCGACCACTTCTGGCTGTCCGACACCCCGTACACCATCGCTTCCAACACCTGGAACGCGGACTGGCTGCGCATGGTGACCTGGGTGAAATTCGCCGATCTCGCCGACGGGGGACGGGAGTTCTACGTCCTCAACACCCACCTGGACAACGTCAGCCAGTACGCCCGGGAGCGCTCCGCGGGGCTCATCGGCGAGACGATCGCCAAGTGGGACCCGTCGACGCCGGTGATCGTCACCGGTGATTTCAACTCGCCCGCCCACGAGAACAGGGTGTACGACCTGATGCTGGGGAACGGGCTCGTGGACACCTGGGACGCGGCGATCTCCCGCAGCCCGGAGTACGGGACGTTCAACGCCTACCGGGCACCCAAACCCGGCGGCCGGCGCATCGACTGGATCCTGACCTCACCCGGGGTGACCACCCACCGGGCGGCGATCAACACCTTCTCCATGGACGGGATGTACGCCAGCGACCATCTGCCGGTGCAGGCCTCACTGACCCTGGGATGA
- a CDS encoding electron transfer flavoprotein subunit alpha/FixB family protein, producing MAEVLVYVDHVDGAVRKPTLELLTLARRIGSPVAVALGAGAAATAGALAEHGAVKVLTHEAAEYADYLVVPKVDALQAAYDAVSPAAVLVPSSAEGKEIAARLALRIGSGIITDAVDLEAGDEGPVATQSAFAASFTTKTRVAKGTPVITVKPNSAPVEAAPAAGAVEALDVTFSAQATGTKVTARTPRESTGRPELTEAAIVVSGGRGVNGSENFAIIESLADSLGAAVGASRAAVDAGWYPHTNQVGQTGKSVSPQLYIANGISGAIQHRAGMQTSKTIVAVNKDAEAPIFDLVDYGVVGDLFDVVPQLTEEINTRKG from the coding sequence ATGGCTGAAGTTCTCGTCTACGTCGATCACGTGGACGGCGCCGTCCGCAAGCCCACCCTGGAGCTGCTGACGCTCGCCCGCCGCATCGGTTCGCCGGTCGCCGTGGCGCTCGGCGCCGGCGCTGCCGCCACCGCCGGAGCGCTCGCCGAGCACGGCGCAGTCAAGGTCCTCACCCACGAGGCCGCCGAGTACGCCGACTACCTGGTCGTCCCGAAGGTCGACGCCCTCCAGGCCGCCTACGACGCCGTGTCCCCGGCCGCCGTGCTGGTCCCCTCCTCCGCCGAGGGCAAGGAGATCGCCGCCCGCCTGGCGCTGCGCATCGGCTCCGGCATCATCACCGACGCCGTCGACCTGGAGGCCGGCGACGAGGGCCCGGTGGCCACGCAGTCCGCGTTCGCCGCGTCCTTCACCACCAAGACCCGGGTCGCCAAGGGCACCCCGGTCATCACGGTCAAGCCGAACTCGGCCCCCGTGGAGGCCGCCCCGGCCGCCGGCGCCGTCGAGGCCCTCGACGTCACCTTCTCCGCGCAGGCCACGGGCACCAAGGTCACCGCGCGCACCCCGCGCGAGTCGACCGGCCGCCCGGAGCTGACCGAGGCCGCGATCGTCGTCTCCGGCGGCCGTGGCGTCAACGGCTCGGAGAACTTCGCCATCATCGAGTCCCTCGCCGACTCCCTCGGTGCCGCGGTCGGCGCCTCGCGTGCCGCGGTGGACGCGGGCTGGTACCCGCACACCAACCAGGTGGGCCAGACCGGCAAGTCCGTCTCGCCGCAGCTCTACATCGCCAACGGCATCTCCGGCGCCATCCAGCACCGCGCCGGTATGCAGACCTCGAAGACGATCGTGGCGGTCAACAAGGACGCCGAGGCCCCGATCTTCGACCTCGTCGACTACGGCGTCGTCGGCGACCTCTTCGACGTCGTCCCGCAGCTCACCGAGGAGATCAACACCCGCAAGGGCTGA
- a CDS encoding electron transfer flavoprotein subunit beta/FixA family protein yields the protein MSLRIVVTVKYVPDATGDRHFADDLTVDRDDVDGLLSELDEYAVEQALQIADEADDAEITILTVGPEDAKDALRKALSMGADKAIHVEDDDLHGTDAIGTSLVLAKAIEKAGYDLVISGMASTDGTMGVVPALLAERLGVPQVTLLSEVSVADGVVKGRRDGDSASEQLEASLPAVVSVTDQSGEARYPSFKGIMAAKKKPVQSWDLSDLDLEAGDVGLEGAYSVVDSATQRPARTAGTIVKDEGEGGKQLAEFLAGQKFI from the coding sequence GTGAGCTTGAGGATCGTTGTCACTGTGAAGTACGTGCCCGACGCCACTGGCGACCGGCACTTCGCCGATGACCTGACCGTCGACCGTGACGACGTGGACGGTCTGCTCTCGGAGCTCGACGAGTACGCGGTCGAGCAGGCGCTGCAGATCGCCGACGAGGCCGACGACGCGGAGATCACGATCCTGACCGTCGGCCCCGAGGACGCCAAGGACGCGCTCCGCAAGGCCCTGTCGATGGGCGCCGACAAGGCGATCCACGTCGAGGACGACGACCTGCACGGCACCGACGCCATCGGCACCTCCCTGGTCCTCGCCAAGGCGATCGAGAAGGCCGGCTACGACCTGGTCATCTCCGGCATGGCCTCCACCGACGGCACCATGGGTGTCGTACCGGCGCTGCTGGCCGAGCGGCTGGGCGTCCCGCAGGTCACGCTGCTCTCCGAGGTCTCCGTCGCGGACGGTGTCGTCAAGGGCCGCCGCGACGGCGACTCCGCGTCCGAGCAGCTGGAGGCGTCCCTCCCGGCCGTCGTGTCGGTCACCGACCAGTCGGGCGAGGCGCGTTACCCGTCCTTCAAGGGCATCATGGCCGCCAAGAAGAAGCCGGTTCAGTCCTGGGACCTGTCCGACCTCGACCTGGAGGCCGGGGACGTCGGTCTGGAGGGCGCGTACTCCGTGGTCGACTCCGCGACCCAGCGCCCGGCGCGCACGGCCGGCACGATCGTCAAGGACGAGGGCGAGGGCGGCAAGCAGCTCGCCGAGTTCCTCGCGGGCCAGAAGTTCATCTAG